In a single window of the Streptomyces sp. NBC_00285 genome:
- a CDS encoding MarR family winged helix-turn-helix transcriptional regulator, with translation MEDEVDRLVAAWRRERPDLDVEPLEVLSRVSRLARHLDRARRLAFAEHSLEPWEFDVLTALRRAGTPYQLSPGQLLTQTLVTSGTMTNRIDRLAKKDLVERLPDPSDRRGVLVRLTDDGKDRADQALAGLLEQERAILAELSRAQRGELAGLLRQLTAPFDNIPG, from the coding sequence ATGGAGGACGAGGTCGATCGGCTGGTCGCTGCGTGGCGCCGTGAGCGCCCTGACCTCGACGTGGAACCGCTCGAGGTGCTCAGCCGGGTGAGCAGACTGGCCCGGCACCTGGACCGGGCGCGCCGGCTGGCCTTCGCCGAGCACAGCCTGGAGCCCTGGGAGTTCGACGTGCTGACCGCGCTCAGGCGCGCGGGGACGCCGTATCAGCTCTCCCCGGGACAGCTTCTGACGCAGACTCTGGTCACCTCGGGCACCATGACCAACCGCATCGACCGCCTGGCCAAGAAGGACCTGGTGGAGCGGCTGCCCGACCCGAGCGACCGGCGCGGGGTGCTGGTCAGGCTCACCGACGACGGCAAGGACCGCGCGGACCAGGCCCTCGCCGGTCTGCTGGAACAGGAACGCGCGATCCTCGCCGAGCTCTCCCGCGCCCAGCGCGGGGAACTCGCCGGACTGCTACGCCAGTTGACCGCCCCGTTCGACAACATCCCCGGCTAG